Part of the Rubidibacter lacunae KORDI 51-2 genome is shown below.
AGGTGGGCGCGACCAGCTGTCTGGCTTGTCTGCTGCAGGGAGATCCGTGGGGTTCGATGCGGGGCGGCAAGCTTTCTGGTTGAGGTGCGTCGGGTTTACTTGGCGAGAAGCTCGACGCCGCGTCGCTAGCAACGACGCGTGGGCGCACAAACATGGGTCAACCTCGGCAGCAACTGGATTAGAAGTACAGGTCGGCAACCCGCTCGGCAAGCTCGCGAACGTCGGGCTCAGCCCGATTCGTCAGGACAATAACCGTCAGCTGCTTCTCAGGAATACGCAGGATGAAGTTGCGAAACCCCGACGTGCTTCCCCCATGATGGTGCCGAGTGCTGCCGTCATACTCATCGATGTGCCAGCCAAAGCCATAAGTCCCTAGCGAAGGCGTAAACATCTGTCGCTTCAGGCCGGGCGAGATGAGGCCTTCGCTAGACAGCGCCTGGTCCCAGAGATAAAGGTCGTCGAGCGAGCTGTAGACACCGCCGTCGCCCAGAACCGCGCTCCAGACACTCTGGTCGCTGAAGTCCACGCCATCAGCGGTCACAGTGTAGCCATAAGCCCTATTGGCAACTGTGGAGATACCCTTCTCGAAGGCAACCGTTCCGTCCATACCCAGCGGCGTGAAGATTCGCTGGTCGAGAAACTCTGCGAATGTCTGTCCGGACATTTTCTCTACGATCGTCGCCAGAACGGCATAGCCCGAATTACTGTAGCGGTACTCGCTGCCCGGCGGGAAATAACCGGACTCGGCATTCACCATCAGCCGCAGCACGTCCACATCGTGAACCTGCTCGCCATCGGCCGGGACCATAGGCTCGTAGTCCGGCATGCCGGACTGGTGGCGCAGAACCTGCTCGACTGTGATGTCTTTTGCGTAGTCGTTAACCGACGGATAGAGCTCCCCCAGGGTCGTATCTAGCGATAGCTTGCCCTCGTCAACGAGCATTAAAATGGCTGTGGCGGTGAACTGCTTGGTTAACGACGCCAGCCGGAAATTTGTTGAAGAGCGAACCGGTACCTTGGTGGCCATGTCCGCGGCGCCGTAGGTTCGAGTAAGCACCTTCTGGCTATCCTGGATGACCAACACGGCGGCGCCCGGCAACGTGGGGTCGTCGTAGGGGGCAAAGAGTTCATCCACGGCCTCGCCGGGATCTCCACCGCAGGCAGACAGTACAACGGCGAAAGCCGCCAGGCAAAGGCTTCTTACGGTCATGATGAATTCTCCATCGGGGGCGTTCGGATAACGGCGCGCAGAACTCGCCACGGGAAAAGCGGACAGGCCGGTCGTGACGACGCGATCGTCGTCGATATTAACGATATACACTTCGCCTAAGCGAAGCCGAACCCATACCTCGCCGCCCGGGGTCAGGTCCTTTTTGTTTGCCACCACCATCGCCATCACCGGCGGACCTTACACGATCGCACAACGCACTCCTGCTAGGCGGATGTCGGCACCGACCAACTGAGCGTGACCCAGCGGTTGGTTCGCTGCGGCTGAGGCGGGCTTCCAGGATGTTGCGCGGAGGGCTTCCTCGCTCAGGGGCACGACAAGGGGAGGCAACCCGGCACTTGCGAGAGCGGTAGCGTTCGTACCACCGGTAAGCGATCGCCGTAACGCAGCAACACGATTTCTGTACGATGGCAAGTGCAGAGCTAGCGGGATTACTTCTGGAGACGGCGATCGTCAAACAAATGCTGGGGAAGGATGTCATGCAAGAGTCGGTGATTTACCAAGAGATTCTGGCGGAAGGGGAGGAGCGGGGTGTGAA
Proteins encoded:
- a CDS encoding serine hydrolase domain-containing protein, with the translated sequence MAMVVANKKDLTPGGEVWVRLRLGEVYIVNIDDDRVVTTGLSAFPVASSARRYPNAPDGEFIMTVRSLCLAAFAVVLSACGGDPGEAVDELFAPYDDPTLPGAAVLVIQDSQKVLTRTYGAADMATKVPVRSSTNFRLASLTKQFTATAILMLVDEGKLSLDTTLGELYPSVNDYAKDITVEQVLRHQSGMPDYEPMVPADGEQVHDVDVLRLMVNAESGYFPPGSEYRYSNSGYAVLATIVEKMSGQTFAEFLDQRIFTPLGMDGTVAFEKGISTVANRAYGYTVTADGVDFSDQSVWSAVLGDGGVYSSLDDLYLWDQALSSEGLISPGLKRQMFTPSLGTYGFGWHIDEYDGSTRHHHGGSTSGFRNFILRIPEKQLTVIVLTNRAEPDVRELAERVADLYF